DNA from Bos indicus isolate NIAB-ARS_2022 breed Sahiwal x Tharparkar chromosome 15, NIAB-ARS_B.indTharparkar_mat_pri_1.0, whole genome shotgun sequence:
TTTTCAAACCTCTTGTGATTCCAAGTTGAAGAACCACTACAGGTATAAAATAGACACCAAGAGAGGTTACTTCAGTCCTTCAAATTTGCAGATGGCTGTTATAGCTCTTTCAAATGGACAGAATAGGGAGTTTATTCTAACACAAAACAACCACTACATCTCTGAAAATTTCCTTGAAAAGACCCTACTTGCTCTTTTATAGAAatctaatattttttaagaaatctgagGTATTCCTATAGCGCCCCCTGGTGAAATTTAGAAGCCAATTCAAACCCATAATCCTTGTCAAACACTTGCTGTTTGCTTAGAAACAAGATTAATTTCTCAGTGTATGTATCTCTCCTCCAATAGAttaggagattttttttaaaaaatttatttatggctatgctgggtcttcgctgctttgcacgggctttctctagttgtgagtggggtctactctttgttgctgtgtaagggcttctcattgcagtggctcctcttgctggTGAGCACAGGCTCTTGGTGCGCGGGCTTTGgtagctgcagtgtgtgggctcagtcgttATAGCACGCGGGGtctagggcatgcgggctcagcagttgcggctcacaggcttagctgctccatggcttgtggaatcttcctggaccagggactgaacccgtgtctcctgcattggcaggtggattcttatccactgtgccaccagggaagcccctagactaGGGACTAGCTTTTTGTGGAGCGTCTCTTTGTCCCCAGAGCCTaccactcatccattcattcatttaaccatTACTGAGCATCCGTTGTGCCAGGTGCTGTTCCTGGTAACCAGCAATACAGCAGAGGAGCCAGATGACTTCCCTGTCCTCGGAGTCCTTATAGCAAGGATGAGAGACAGACAAGTAAACAGTCAAGAACAACAGTGACATATGCCATGTAGGGGGAGGTCCAAGGAATTATGGTAGCCACTTGGCTAAAAACCAATGAACAGTTTTGAGAAAAAAACACAGCACATGGAGGGATACATGGCAAAAGTGAGTCATGAAGTAAAAGCAGGAGCCAAATGATGAAGGGCCTACTCTTAAGTTTACTTTTACACTAAGGTCAATGGGAAGCACCTGAACAGTTTTAAGTAGAGGAATGATGCaattagatttttgttttttaaggatcATTCTGACTATAGTGGGAAGAACTGATTGGAGGAGGCAAGGCCAAGGTAGAAAGACCAGTTAGGAAGCTGCTGCATAATCCAGATGAGAAATGAATGTTTAGTTAGGAGGTAGGTGTACATGGGAAGCTTTAAATGTATGGgtaaaattccatttctttctctgagtgGTAGGTACAAAAGTactatattctttatattttatacttaggTTACATAAATTCTTTAGTATATATGAAGCTATTCATTTAAAGtcaaagaaggggatgacagaggatgagatggttgggtagcatcaccgactcaaatgcacatgagtttgagtaaactccgggagttggtgatggacagggaggcctggcgtgttgcagtccatggggttgcaaagagtcggacatgactgagtgactgaactgaactgaactgaaaactgacaAAATAATACCatatgtgtgcgtgtatatatgtacacatagataaatttaaaattttggaagGGAAGGACACAAAAAATTCAAGAGGAGGATGGCCTCTGAGAAGGCAAAGTAGACTATAAAGACAGCCATGCTTTCTGTGCTGGTATCGCTCTCGCAAACATGGTGAATGTTCCAAAAACCCGTCGGACTTTCTGTAAGAAGTGTGGGAAGCACCAGCCCCACAAAGTGACACAGTACAAGAAGGGCAAGGATTCTCTGTAGGCCCAGGGAAAGCGGCGTTATGACAGGAAACAGAGTGGCTATGGTGGGCAGACTAAGCCGATTTTCCGGAAAAAGGCTAAAACTACAAAG
Protein-coding regions in this window:
- the LOC109569977 gene encoding LOW QUALITY PROTEIN: large ribosomal subunit protein eL42 (The sequence of the model RefSeq protein was modified relative to this genomic sequence to represent the inferred CDS: substituted 1 base at 1 genomic stop codon) produces the protein MVNVPKTRRTFCKKCGKHQPHKVTQYKKGKDSLXAQGKRRYDRKQSGYGGQTKPIFRKKAKTTKKIVLRLECVEPNCRSKRMLAIKRCKHFELGGDKKRKGQVIQF